One Panicum virgatum strain AP13 chromosome 3N, P.virgatum_v5, whole genome shotgun sequence DNA segment encodes these proteins:
- the LOC120665688 gene encoding uncharacterized protein LOC120665688 isoform X1 — MGKEEGGGRQQPTPAEGGPGGSGGGGGGGRGIGGRCSSWCRGAVRPQCVAALLLGAAVALSALFLLPPFAGRRGGGAAPDPGGAFAADIVASFMLQKTVSELSGSTSKLEFDIYEEVGIPNSTVVINFLQPLGASNWTYVIFSIIPYPIFSTMSPTWLSILRASFMSLVVEQSKLHLTESLFGSSSNFEVVKFPGGVTIIPPQAAFLLQKPYASFNFTLNFPIYKVKEKTNELKHQMKSGIRLNPYENLYIKLTNSKGSTVAPPTIVEASIVLEVGNHQPSVPRMKQLAQTIANSSSGNLGLNHTVFGRVKQISLSSYLRHSLHREGGTDAPSPAPMPYQDRPHHHHHRHRHHHHHHHEHHHHHHNIHEDKKHFAPSPAPVHSPVQQPKYRSPSPSCAYGYTKKPKNKAPVGPTAEPVASNHHYASPATIPCAVLPPSISPSPSVHHSPNNPRRHNSALAPSSALVKPHLHTAPRIPGHHPAPTPAVAPAPHSFAAYGTQRYSSCLWQWALTLLMCMLMGLP, encoded by the exons ATGGGGAAGGAGGAGGGCGGGGGGCGGCAGCAGCCGACGCCGGCGGAGGGAGGGccaggaggaagcggcggcggaggaggcggaggaagagGAATAGGGGGGCGGTGTAGCAGCTGGTGCCGCGGGGCCGTGCGGCCGCAATGCGTGGCCGCGCTgctgctcggcgccgccgtggcgctcTCCGCGCTCTTCCTGCTCCCGCCAttcgcggggcggcgcggcggcggcgccgcgccggatCCGGGCGGCGCGTTCGCAG CTGATATTGTGGCAAGCTTTATGCTACAGAAGACAGTTTCTGAGCTGAGTGGAAGTACATCTAAGCTTGAATTTGACATCTATGAGGAAGTTGGCATCCCTAACTCAACT GTGGTTATTAATTTTCTACAACCATTAGGTGCATCAAACTGGACATATGTGATCTTCAGTATTATTCCTTATCCAATATTCTCAACTATGTCACCAACTTGGTTGAGCATCCTTAGGGCTTCTTTTATGTCCTTGGTTGTAGAACAATCAAAACTCCACCTGACAGAGTCTCTATTTGGGAGTTCATCAAATTTTGAGGTGGTTAAGTTCCCTGGTGGAGTTACCATTATCCCTCCACAGGCTGCGTTTCTTCTTCAGAAACCCTATGCATCTTTCAACTTCACTCTGAATTTCCCAATCTACAAAGTAAAAGAGAAAACAAATGAGTTGAAACACCAAATGAAGTCTGGAATACGTCTCAATCCTTATGAG AACCTCTACATCAAATTGACGAATTCAAAAGGTTCAACGGTTGCTCCTCCAACAATTGTTGAGGCCTCCATAGTTCTTGAAGTTGGGAATCATCAGCCATCCGTTCCAAGGATGAAGCAGTTGGCCCAAACAATTGCTAATTCGTCCTCAGGAAACTTGGGACTGAATCACACAGTGTTTGGCAGAGTAAAGCAGATAAGCCTTTCTTCTTATCTTAGACATTCTTTGCACAGGGAGGGTGGTACTGATGCACCTAGTCCGGCACCTATGCCTTATCAAGATCGtcctcaccaccaccaccaccgccaccgccaccaccaccatcatcaccatgaacaccaccaccaccatcacaaTATTCATGAGGACAAGAAGCATTTTGCTCCATCTCCTGCTCCTGTACATTCTCCTGTCCAACAGCCCAAATATAGATCTCCATCCCCATCTTGTGCATACGGATACACCAAGAAGCCAAAGAATAAAGCTCCTGTAGGCCCAACTGCTGAACCAGTAGCTAGCAACCATCATTATGCTTCCCCTGCAACCATACCTTGTGCAGTGCTGCCACCATCCATTAGTCCATCGCCTTCTGTTCATCACTCTCCTAATAATCCCAGGAGACACAACAGTGCCCTCGCTCCTTCTTCAGCACTTGTGAAGCCCCATTTGCATACAGCACCTCGCATTCCTGGACATCATCCTGCTCCAACACCAGCTGTGGCCCCTGCTCCTCATTCAT TTGCAGCATATGGCACACAAAGGTATTCTTCTTGCCTTTGGCAGTGGGCCCTCACACTGCTCATGTGTATGCTGATGGGTCTGCCATGA
- the LOC120665688 gene encoding uncharacterized protein LOC120665688 isoform X2 — MGKEEGGGRQQPTPAEGGPGGSGGGGGGGRGIGGRCSSWCRGAVRPQCVAALLLGAAVALSALFLLPPFAGRRGGGAAPDPGGAFAADIVASFMLQKTVSELSGSTSKLEFDIYEEVGIPNSTVVINFLQPLGASNWTYVIFSIIPYPIFSTMSPTWLSILRASFMSLVVEQSKLHLTESLFGSSSNFEVVKFPGGVTIIPPQAAFLLQKPYASFNFTLNFPIYKVKEKTNELKHQMKSGIRLNPYENLYIKLTNSKGSTVAPPTIVEASIVLEVGNHQPSVPRMKQLAQTIANSSSGNLGLNHTVFGRVKQISLSSYLRHSLHREGGTDAPSPAPMPYQDRPHHHHHRHRHHHHHHHEHHHHHHNIHEDKKHFAPSPAPVHSPVQQPKYRSPSPSCAYGYTKKPKNKAPVGPTAEPVASNHHYASPATIPCAVLPPSISPSPSVHHSPNNPRRHNSALAPSSALVKPHLHTAPRIPGHHPAPTPAVAPAPHSSYGTQRYSSCLWQWALTLLMCMLMGLP; from the exons ATGGGGAAGGAGGAGGGCGGGGGGCGGCAGCAGCCGACGCCGGCGGAGGGAGGGccaggaggaagcggcggcggaggaggcggaggaagagGAATAGGGGGGCGGTGTAGCAGCTGGTGCCGCGGGGCCGTGCGGCCGCAATGCGTGGCCGCGCTgctgctcggcgccgccgtggcgctcTCCGCGCTCTTCCTGCTCCCGCCAttcgcggggcggcgcggcggcggcgccgcgccggatCCGGGCGGCGCGTTCGCAG CTGATATTGTGGCAAGCTTTATGCTACAGAAGACAGTTTCTGAGCTGAGTGGAAGTACATCTAAGCTTGAATTTGACATCTATGAGGAAGTTGGCATCCCTAACTCAACT GTGGTTATTAATTTTCTACAACCATTAGGTGCATCAAACTGGACATATGTGATCTTCAGTATTATTCCTTATCCAATATTCTCAACTATGTCACCAACTTGGTTGAGCATCCTTAGGGCTTCTTTTATGTCCTTGGTTGTAGAACAATCAAAACTCCACCTGACAGAGTCTCTATTTGGGAGTTCATCAAATTTTGAGGTGGTTAAGTTCCCTGGTGGAGTTACCATTATCCCTCCACAGGCTGCGTTTCTTCTTCAGAAACCCTATGCATCTTTCAACTTCACTCTGAATTTCCCAATCTACAAAGTAAAAGAGAAAACAAATGAGTTGAAACACCAAATGAAGTCTGGAATACGTCTCAATCCTTATGAG AACCTCTACATCAAATTGACGAATTCAAAAGGTTCAACGGTTGCTCCTCCAACAATTGTTGAGGCCTCCATAGTTCTTGAAGTTGGGAATCATCAGCCATCCGTTCCAAGGATGAAGCAGTTGGCCCAAACAATTGCTAATTCGTCCTCAGGAAACTTGGGACTGAATCACACAGTGTTTGGCAGAGTAAAGCAGATAAGCCTTTCTTCTTATCTTAGACATTCTTTGCACAGGGAGGGTGGTACTGATGCACCTAGTCCGGCACCTATGCCTTATCAAGATCGtcctcaccaccaccaccaccgccaccgccaccaccaccatcatcaccatgaacaccaccaccaccatcacaaTATTCATGAGGACAAGAAGCATTTTGCTCCATCTCCTGCTCCTGTACATTCTCCTGTCCAACAGCCCAAATATAGATCTCCATCCCCATCTTGTGCATACGGATACACCAAGAAGCCAAAGAATAAAGCTCCTGTAGGCCCAACTGCTGAACCAGTAGCTAGCAACCATCATTATGCTTCCCCTGCAACCATACCTTGTGCAGTGCTGCCACCATCCATTAGTCCATCGCCTTCTGTTCATCACTCTCCTAATAATCCCAGGAGACACAACAGTGCCCTCGCTCCTTCTTCAGCACTTGTGAAGCCCCATTTGCATACAGCACCTCGCATTCCTGGACATCATCCTGCTCCAACACCAGCTGTGGCCCCTGCTCCTCATTCAT CATATGGCACACAAAGGTATTCTTCTTGCCTTTGGCAGTGGGCCCTCACACTGCTCATGTGTATGCTGATGGGTCTGCCATGA
- the LOC120665688 gene encoding uncharacterized protein LOC120665688 isoform X4, with protein sequence MRGRAAARRRRGALRALPAPAIRGAARRRRRAGSGRRVRSSVVRADWSAASDCSWILHLQQSSDIVASFMLQKTVSELSGSTSKLEFDIYEEVGIPNSTVVINFLQPLGASNWTYVIFSIIPYPIFSTMSPTWLSILRASFMSLVVEQSKLHLTESLFGSSSNFEVVKFPGGVTIIPPQAAFLLQKPYASFNFTLNFPIYKVKEKTNELKHQMKSGIRLNPYENLYIKLTNSKGSTVAPPTIVEASIVLEVGNHQPSVPRMKQLAQTIANSSSGNLGLNHTVFGRVKQISLSSYLRHSLHREGGTDAPSPAPMPYQDRPHHHHHRHRHHHHHHHEHHHHHHNIHEDKKHFAPSPAPVHSPVQQPKYRSPSPSCAYGYTKKPKNKAPVGPTAEPVASNHHYASPATIPCAVLPPSISPSPSVHHSPNNPRRHNSALAPSSALVKPHLHTAPRIPGHHPAPTPAVAPAPHSFAAYGTQRYSSCLWQWALTLLMCMLMGLP encoded by the exons ATGCGTGGCCGCGCTgctgctcggcgccgccgtggcgctcTCCGCGCTCTTCCTGCTCCCGCCAttcgcggggcggcgcggcggcggcgccgcgccggatCCGGGCGGCGCGTTCGCAG CTCAGTAGTTCGTGCGGATTGGAGCGCGGCGTCCGATTGTTCTTGGATTCTTCATCTGCAGCAAAGCT CTGATATTGTGGCAAGCTTTATGCTACAGAAGACAGTTTCTGAGCTGAGTGGAAGTACATCTAAGCTTGAATTTGACATCTATGAGGAAGTTGGCATCCCTAACTCAACT GTGGTTATTAATTTTCTACAACCATTAGGTGCATCAAACTGGACATATGTGATCTTCAGTATTATTCCTTATCCAATATTCTCAACTATGTCACCAACTTGGTTGAGCATCCTTAGGGCTTCTTTTATGTCCTTGGTTGTAGAACAATCAAAACTCCACCTGACAGAGTCTCTATTTGGGAGTTCATCAAATTTTGAGGTGGTTAAGTTCCCTGGTGGAGTTACCATTATCCCTCCACAGGCTGCGTTTCTTCTTCAGAAACCCTATGCATCTTTCAACTTCACTCTGAATTTCCCAATCTACAAAGTAAAAGAGAAAACAAATGAGTTGAAACACCAAATGAAGTCTGGAATACGTCTCAATCCTTATGAG AACCTCTACATCAAATTGACGAATTCAAAAGGTTCAACGGTTGCTCCTCCAACAATTGTTGAGGCCTCCATAGTTCTTGAAGTTGGGAATCATCAGCCATCCGTTCCAAGGATGAAGCAGTTGGCCCAAACAATTGCTAATTCGTCCTCAGGAAACTTGGGACTGAATCACACAGTGTTTGGCAGAGTAAAGCAGATAAGCCTTTCTTCTTATCTTAGACATTCTTTGCACAGGGAGGGTGGTACTGATGCACCTAGTCCGGCACCTATGCCTTATCAAGATCGtcctcaccaccaccaccaccgccaccgccaccaccaccatcatcaccatgaacaccaccaccaccatcacaaTATTCATGAGGACAAGAAGCATTTTGCTCCATCTCCTGCTCCTGTACATTCTCCTGTCCAACAGCCCAAATATAGATCTCCATCCCCATCTTGTGCATACGGATACACCAAGAAGCCAAAGAATAAAGCTCCTGTAGGCCCAACTGCTGAACCAGTAGCTAGCAACCATCATTATGCTTCCCCTGCAACCATACCTTGTGCAGTGCTGCCACCATCCATTAGTCCATCGCCTTCTGTTCATCACTCTCCTAATAATCCCAGGAGACACAACAGTGCCCTCGCTCCTTCTTCAGCACTTGTGAAGCCCCATTTGCATACAGCACCTCGCATTCCTGGACATCATCCTGCTCCAACACCAGCTGTGGCCCCTGCTCCTCATTCAT TTGCAGCATATGGCACACAAAGGTATTCTTCTTGCCTTTGGCAGTGGGCCCTCACACTGCTCATGTGTATGCTGATGGGTCTGCCATGA
- the LOC120665688 gene encoding uncharacterized protein LOC120665688 isoform X3, translating to MFTSAAPLFAPSWTPPAQPSQQPTWPGGWDQAALAQSFSTMGLTPPASTEWIADSGASFHTTPDAADIVASFMLQKTVSELSGSTSKLEFDIYEEVGIPNSTVVINFLQPLGASNWTYVIFSIIPYPIFSTMSPTWLSILRASFMSLVVEQSKLHLTESLFGSSSNFEVVKFPGGVTIIPPQAAFLLQKPYASFNFTLNFPIYKVKEKTNELKHQMKSGIRLNPYENLYIKLTNSKGSTVAPPTIVEASIVLEVGNHQPSVPRMKQLAQTIANSSSGNLGLNHTVFGRVKQISLSSYLRHSLHREGGTDAPSPAPMPYQDRPHHHHHRHRHHHHHHHEHHHHHHNIHEDKKHFAPSPAPVHSPVQQPKYRSPSPSCAYGYTKKPKNKAPVGPTAEPVASNHHYASPATIPCAVLPPSISPSPSVHHSPNNPRRHNSALAPSSALVKPHLHTAPRIPGHHPAPTPAVAPAPHSFAAYGTQRYSSCLWQWALTLLMCMLMGLP from the exons ATGTTCACTAGCGCTGCTCCtctcttcgcgccgtcctggactccgcccgctcagcccagccagcagccgacctggcctggggggtgggaccaggccgcactggcgcagtccttcagcaccatgggactgacgccgccggccagcaccgagtggatcgccgactcgggtgcctcatTCCACACCACTCCAGATGCTG CTGATATTGTGGCAAGCTTTATGCTACAGAAGACAGTTTCTGAGCTGAGTGGAAGTACATCTAAGCTTGAATTTGACATCTATGAGGAAGTTGGCATCCCTAACTCAACT GTGGTTATTAATTTTCTACAACCATTAGGTGCATCAAACTGGACATATGTGATCTTCAGTATTATTCCTTATCCAATATTCTCAACTATGTCACCAACTTGGTTGAGCATCCTTAGGGCTTCTTTTATGTCCTTGGTTGTAGAACAATCAAAACTCCACCTGACAGAGTCTCTATTTGGGAGTTCATCAAATTTTGAGGTGGTTAAGTTCCCTGGTGGAGTTACCATTATCCCTCCACAGGCTGCGTTTCTTCTTCAGAAACCCTATGCATCTTTCAACTTCACTCTGAATTTCCCAATCTACAAAGTAAAAGAGAAAACAAATGAGTTGAAACACCAAATGAAGTCTGGAATACGTCTCAATCCTTATGAG AACCTCTACATCAAATTGACGAATTCAAAAGGTTCAACGGTTGCTCCTCCAACAATTGTTGAGGCCTCCATAGTTCTTGAAGTTGGGAATCATCAGCCATCCGTTCCAAGGATGAAGCAGTTGGCCCAAACAATTGCTAATTCGTCCTCAGGAAACTTGGGACTGAATCACACAGTGTTTGGCAGAGTAAAGCAGATAAGCCTTTCTTCTTATCTTAGACATTCTTTGCACAGGGAGGGTGGTACTGATGCACCTAGTCCGGCACCTATGCCTTATCAAGATCGtcctcaccaccaccaccaccgccaccgccaccaccaccatcatcaccatgaacaccaccaccaccatcacaaTATTCATGAGGACAAGAAGCATTTTGCTCCATCTCCTGCTCCTGTACATTCTCCTGTCCAACAGCCCAAATATAGATCTCCATCCCCATCTTGTGCATACGGATACACCAAGAAGCCAAAGAATAAAGCTCCTGTAGGCCCAACTGCTGAACCAGTAGCTAGCAACCATCATTATGCTTCCCCTGCAACCATACCTTGTGCAGTGCTGCCACCATCCATTAGTCCATCGCCTTCTGTTCATCACTCTCCTAATAATCCCAGGAGACACAACAGTGCCCTCGCTCCTTCTTCAGCACTTGTGAAGCCCCATTTGCATACAGCACCTCGCATTCCTGGACATCATCCTGCTCCAACACCAGCTGTGGCCCCTGCTCCTCATTCAT TTGCAGCATATGGCACACAAAGGTATTCTTCTTGCCTTTGGCAGTGGGCCCTCACACTGCTCATGTGTATGCTGATGGGTCTGCCATGA
- the LOC120665688 gene encoding uncharacterized protein LOC120665688 isoform X5, protein MLQKTVSELSGSTSKLEFDIYEEVGIPNSTVVINFLQPLGASNWTYVIFSIIPYPIFSTMSPTWLSILRASFMSLVVEQSKLHLTESLFGSSSNFEVVKFPGGVTIIPPQAAFLLQKPYASFNFTLNFPIYKVKEKTNELKHQMKSGIRLNPYENLYIKLTNSKGSTVAPPTIVEASIVLEVGNHQPSVPRMKQLAQTIANSSSGNLGLNHTVFGRVKQISLSSYLRHSLHREGGTDAPSPAPMPYQDRPHHHHHRHRHHHHHHHEHHHHHHNIHEDKKHFAPSPAPVHSPVQQPKYRSPSPSCAYGYTKKPKNKAPVGPTAEPVASNHHYASPATIPCAVLPPSISPSPSVHHSPNNPRRHNSALAPSSALVKPHLHTAPRIPGHHPAPTPAVAPAPHSFAAYGTQRYSSCLWQWALTLLMCMLMGLP, encoded by the exons ATGCTACAGAAGACAGTTTCTGAGCTGAGTGGAAGTACATCTAAGCTTGAATTTGACATCTATGAGGAAGTTGGCATCCCTAACTCAACT GTGGTTATTAATTTTCTACAACCATTAGGTGCATCAAACTGGACATATGTGATCTTCAGTATTATTCCTTATCCAATATTCTCAACTATGTCACCAACTTGGTTGAGCATCCTTAGGGCTTCTTTTATGTCCTTGGTTGTAGAACAATCAAAACTCCACCTGACAGAGTCTCTATTTGGGAGTTCATCAAATTTTGAGGTGGTTAAGTTCCCTGGTGGAGTTACCATTATCCCTCCACAGGCTGCGTTTCTTCTTCAGAAACCCTATGCATCTTTCAACTTCACTCTGAATTTCCCAATCTACAAAGTAAAAGAGAAAACAAATGAGTTGAAACACCAAATGAAGTCTGGAATACGTCTCAATCCTTATGAG AACCTCTACATCAAATTGACGAATTCAAAAGGTTCAACGGTTGCTCCTCCAACAATTGTTGAGGCCTCCATAGTTCTTGAAGTTGGGAATCATCAGCCATCCGTTCCAAGGATGAAGCAGTTGGCCCAAACAATTGCTAATTCGTCCTCAGGAAACTTGGGACTGAATCACACAGTGTTTGGCAGAGTAAAGCAGATAAGCCTTTCTTCTTATCTTAGACATTCTTTGCACAGGGAGGGTGGTACTGATGCACCTAGTCCGGCACCTATGCCTTATCAAGATCGtcctcaccaccaccaccaccgccaccgccaccaccaccatcatcaccatgaacaccaccaccaccatcacaaTATTCATGAGGACAAGAAGCATTTTGCTCCATCTCCTGCTCCTGTACATTCTCCTGTCCAACAGCCCAAATATAGATCTCCATCCCCATCTTGTGCATACGGATACACCAAGAAGCCAAAGAATAAAGCTCCTGTAGGCCCAACTGCTGAACCAGTAGCTAGCAACCATCATTATGCTTCCCCTGCAACCATACCTTGTGCAGTGCTGCCACCATCCATTAGTCCATCGCCTTCTGTTCATCACTCTCCTAATAATCCCAGGAGACACAACAGTGCCCTCGCTCCTTCTTCAGCACTTGTGAAGCCCCATTTGCATACAGCACCTCGCATTCCTGGACATCATCCTGCTCCAACACCAGCTGTGGCCCCTGCTCCTCATTCAT TTGCAGCATATGGCACACAAAGGTATTCTTCTTGCCTTTGGCAGTGGGCCCTCACACTGCTCATGTGTATGCTGATGGGTCTGCCATGA